In Nitrososphaerales archaeon, the genomic stretch GGCTTGAAGGCGCAGAGTATGAGGACGACCTTCTCGACAGGTTCGAGACGCTCAAGGGACTCGCCCCACTGAATCCGGGAGCTTCAAAGACAATCATCGAGTCGGCGAGGGCAATCATGAACGGGGACGGCTCTCTGCCACACTCCCTTGACCCTTGGAAACCAGGCGTCCTCGAGACTTCTGTCTTTCTCGACGGTGCTTCGCGCTTTGCGGCAATGAGCGGGGACAAGAAGTACATGCGAGCCATCTTTCCAATGCTCAGGAGGGCGGCAAACTTCCTCGTGGCGCGTTCGGTTGACGGCGTAGTCGGCCTCGACGGCTCTCTTCCTCAGGGATGGAGGAGAAGGATCGGACGGGGCTATCCGACCGGCGAGCTTGCCGAGGTGTCGCTGGCGGTCGCTGGAGGGCTCTCCCAGGCGGCCTCACTGGCCTCGCGAATCGGGAAAGCTCAGGACTCTGCGAAGTTCAAGGAACGATCGGTCATTATCAGCTCATCAGTCAAGAAGCGGCTGCTCGACGACCGCGGCGCCCTCGCATTGAACTTGGACGAGGCAGGGAAGCTCCACGCGGACGAGACAGTTGACCAAGCGGTCGCTTGTTACAGGTATCTGTTCGACAGGGCTGTCTCCGCTTCGCTGACGCACAGGCTCCTGGAGAGGGACTTCGAGGGGGGGTACGGACCGAGGACCATCCCGACCTCGAACAGGATCAGTTTCAACGGCAGCTACGGCGACGGTCAACTCGGTGGCTATTGGACGAGGGGAGCCCTGGCGCATGCAGTACTCGCTTACGAGTCGGGGTTCGGAGGTACAGGCAGTCTCGAACTGGAGGCCGTTGGGAGGCTCGCCTCGTCGGACATAGTCAAGTTCGGTGGCGCACCTGGTGACCTCCCCTACTGGCTGGACGTCGAGAGGCGGGAGGCCCACGGTCGGGGGTGCGACCCAGTCGCCGCCTCTAGGTTCGTCGAGTCTCTCGTCCTGGGGGAGCTTGGCCTCTCCGTCGGCCTCGAGGGGGTCACCCTCAACCCAAGCGTCTCCTCCAGTCTGAAGTGGGTTCTTGCGAGCAACCTCTGGACTGGGAAGAGGACATCAGCGTTCGTCGGGAGGGCGGGAGGAAAGACCTACGCATTCGCCAGCGGGGCGGAGCTTCGCGCAGAGAACGGGTGGAAGTTCTCGGGCTCGGAGGCAGCCCACCCAGAGGATGCTCGTCTCGCTGCGATTACCTTCCATGGGCCCGGTCAGGTAATCTGCACTGGGAACGGTTCCGAAAGCGCCCTGAGGACCAAGGTCGTCTTCAGGCCACGAGACCCGGAGCTATCAAAGCGCCTGTCGATCGGCCTTCATGAGCTGGACCCCTCGTCAGGTTCGTGGCAGAAGGCGGGGACTCTGAAGATTCTTCCGTCGATGTCCTTCGACATCGCCCTCGGACCGGGTGAATGGAGGGCGTTCAGACTCTCGACAGGTTAATAATCGGAACCGGAGGCGGAGCCGCATCTTGGGCGGGGCCCGTGTATCATCGCACATCGGCATACAGGTTGACTTCGGGGAGAGGAGGTACGTGCTCGACCCCAAGGGGCCAGCCCGCGCGGACTACACATTCGTCTCCCATGCGCACGTAGACCACATGCACAACGCCTCCAAGTTGGAGACGGTCATTACGTCTGACGAGACCAAGGAACTGGCTGCGGCCAGGGGATTTGACCTTGGTGACACGATCAAGGCCCTCGAGGGAGTCCAGCTTCTCGATTCCGGCCACATACTCGGCTCCAGGGCAATCAGAATCGAAGACGAGGTCTACTACACAGGTGACGCCTCTGGCAGGGAGCGCGCGTTCCTTGGCAAGTGCGTGGCGAAGCGGGCGAGGCTACTCATAATGGAGACGACGTACGGTAGCCCCGAGTACGTCTTTCCTTCGACAGCAAAGCTCGTGAAGGAGGTGAACGGGCTGATCGGCGAGATGTACCACAGGGGCAAGCCTGTTGTGCTGATGGGTTACCCATTGGGCAAAGCCCAGCTCCTCAGCTACTTCTTCTCGACCTGGGAACCGCTTTTCTTCCACGAATCGGTCGCTAGGATGAACGACATCCACAGGAGGCATGGAGTTCCTCTAAGGGAGGGAAGCCGTTTCGAGCCTGACAAGGACTCCGACTCTTTGCCGCTCGGGCCGTGGCTGATGGTCGCTCCCCTCTCCCATGGAAGGAGCAAGATGCTGGCACACCTGAAGAAAAGGTACGGGGCTGTCCTCGTGGCATTCAGCGGCTGGGCTATGGATGGAGGGTACGCCCGTTCGCTCGGAGCTGACTACGCATTCCCGCTGAGTGACCACTGCGACTACCCGGAGCTCCTCAAGCTCGTCGACGAAGTCTCCCCCGAAGTAGTATACACTACGCACGGGTTCGCTCAGGAATTTGCCAAGGACCTCAGGAAGCTCGGCTTTTCAGCGAGGACGCTGAATCCCTATCAGAGCTCCCTCGCAGACTTCTCGTCCGATTAAATAGTGCTCTCCACGGGCGCGAAGAGTGTAACCGATGCAAACAGCAACGACCGTTGCCAGGGGGGCGGCGGCACTATACGCAGCCACAGTAATGACGCTCGTTCTCAACACGCTCTACCTCGTCCTCCTGACAAACTACATCTCGCTTCAGGCAGTGGGCCTCGTCTCGCTCCTCAACGTGGTAGTCGTCGGCGTCGCCACGCTCGCCGTCCTCGCACTCCCTCTGAGCGGCTCCGGCGTCAGTGCCACGCCTCCTGCGGTGACCAGATTCATCTCGCAGTACATCACTGGTCAAGGTCCGGCCAGGAGGGTGTACCTCCTCGCAGTTGGTGTCTGTTCTGTGCTCTCCCTCGCTGCCGCGTTTGTAATCTCGTCTCCATCCATCGCTAGCCTGGTCGCAGGGCCGAACGAGACGAACGTCGTATTCTTCGCCAGTGTGGACGCCGTATTCTACTCCTTCGCCCAATTAGGCGGCTATTCCATGCTGGGGGCGGGGAGGGCTACTTCTGCAGGGAAGTTGATGGTCGCATCTGCCGTCATCCGTTACGTCTTCGCGTCAGCGCTTCTTGTTCTCGGTTTCGGCCCCGCTGGCGTTTTCATGGGCTTCGCGGTCGGCGACGCGGTCATGGCCGCGCTCGCAAACTTCTATTCTTACAGGGTGGTGGAGCACGCCCGCATCGAAGGCGCGAGCTTGAAGCCGGTGTTCGCGTACATGACGTCGGTTTTCTTCGCCGCGGCCATGGGATTCGCGGTCTCGCAGACCGACAAGCTCCTTGCCTTCTTCCAGCAAGGGCTGGGGAACCTGGCCCTCTACAACATAGCGGCGGTAGGGGCGGCTGTTGCTTCCTTTGCTCCGAACGCAGCCACGAACGTCCTAGTCCCGGCGCTCAGCGGTCAAGGGTCGCTGGACGAGCAGAAGAGAGCGACGCTTCGGACCTACACTCGGTACGTCACCCTGACGGCTGCGCCTATGGGTTTTGGACTTGCTGCTGTCTCGCCCTTCCTGCTGAGGGTCTTCGGGGACGCCTACGTTTCGGCAGCTCCATTGATGGCCGCGATCTCCTTGTCGATAGCGCTCACTGCGATTACCTCAGTCTATTCTTCCAGCCTTCTCGTCGACGATAGGGCGCACCATTTCACGGTCAGCAGCCTTGCCGCCTTGGTCGGCCTGGTGGTCGTAGCAGTGCTGACAGTGCCTGCGCTGGGGCTGATGGGGATTGCTCTCGGGCGGTCTGCGATGCTCTTCATCATGCTGGGGTCCGTCGCCTACTTCGTCAGGAGGAGGCGCATGTTGGTGCTTGACGTGGCTGCGTACCTGAAGTCCATCGCCGCCTCGGGAATCATGGCGGTGTTCGTCTTCGTCGCCCTGGATTCCGCGGAAATGATGTTCGCCTTCGGAAGGGTCGAGACAGTTGTGGCAGCGGCCGTCATGATGCCTGTCGGGCTCGTCTTCTACCTTGGAGTGATGAGGTGGCTCAAGGCTTTCAGCCTAGCGGACGTTGATTTCATCGAGGTCCTGTTGCCTTCATGGCTCAGATGGTTCACTCGACTGGCCCGTAGGTTACTCTAGCTTACGTCCAGGTAGACCGGCTTCCCGTCCAGGTCCTCCTCGGCCCACTTGGCGTCCTTCTCTGCAGTCCCGAGCAGCCGGACGGACCGCACCCTGACCAGGAAGGCAAGTTCCTTCTGCATGGGCTCCAGGAGATTCAGCTCCTCCTTCTCCAACCCGGCGACGGACGCCGTGTTCAGGACAGCCGTGGGCGAGTATCCCCTCACCTTCCTGAGCGCCTGCAGCCTCCGGGCAACGTCCCTCACGAGGCCCTCTGCGACGAGCCCCTCGTCCCTCGTCTTGTCGATGGCCACGAAGACACCTGTGCTCTCGCCCACCTCGAACCCGTCGGCGGGTTTGACGACCAGCTCCAAAGCGGCAGTCGGCACTTCGGCCTTCCCCGCAGTCGTCTCCACGGCCAAGGGCTTTCCAGACAGGTAGACGGATAGCGCAGCCTGGCCCGTCAGAGGCTTCAGGCTGGCCAGGATCTCCCTCGTCCTCTCCTTGAAGAGGGCTCCGACACGAGACGCGTTCGGTACGAGCTCGAACGAGGCGGGGAAATCTTTGACCGAGGAGGTGACATTCACTTCCTTTACGTTGCACAGAGAGCATGTCAGTCTCCTAGCACCTCTCGCCTTCCCGACAGTTCGCCTTGAGACAAGCACGCTCATCCTCCTCAGGGGCCAGCGCCTCTTCAGTCTGGCCTTCGTTCTGGCGGAGTTCGACGCCTCCTCCGCTGCAAGAGCAAACTCGACAGACGCTTCAGCCGTCGGGCTTGTACCCACCCGCGCCGGCTCTAGGAACTCCTCTGTCAGAAGTGGTGAGAGCCACTTGCGCCTTCCAGAGAATGACTGCTGGTAGAGGTACTCAGTGACGAATGGGATGACGGGGTGCAGCATGATGTCCGCCCTTCTCAGTACGTGGCCCAGCGTGGCGTATATTGCGAGTCTCCTCTTCCTTTCCTTCGGGTCGTCCTTCCAAAGTTCTCCGCGCACAAGCCTGACGTAGGTCTGGCTGACGTGGGAGATCACCAGCGCCTCGAGTGCTTTGCAGACTTCGTTGTAGCGAGTCCTTTCGTACGCAGCCGGAACCTCCTTCTCTGCCCTTGAGAGCTTCGTCAGCAGCCACCTGTCGACTGTGGTCAGTAGTCCGCTCCTCTTCGCCCAAGCAACGGTGTGCCTTTCCGGGTCGTAGCCGTCCAGTTCCCCGTTCTGTGTGAGGTAGACGTGCAAGTGGTACAACGTGTTGAGCACCTGGTATGGCCTCGCCTCCATCTCCTTCATGTCCATGCTCAGCGAGTCTTCTGGGGCGCTCTTCCGAATGAGGTAGAACCTAGAGAGGTCCACCGACTTCGACCGAAGAAGGTCCAGCCCCCATATCGTATTGCCCAGACTCTTGCTCATTTTCCTCCCCTGGTCGTCCAGCACGTGCCCTTGGAACAGGAACGCCTTGTAGGGCGCCTGTGGCCTGCCCGTCATCAGGACGTTCAGCACGAGCAGCGTGTAGGCCCAGGCCCTGGTCTGGTCTATCCCCTCGGTCAGGTGCTTCGCGGGGATGAGTTGGCGGTACTCCCTGTCCGTGAACGCAGAGTACGGGGCTGATCCGCTGTTGTGCCAGGCGTCGAGCACGAACGGCTCCCTGACTGCGTCGCCTCCGCAGCTCGGACAGCTGAGCACGACCCGGTCCACCCACGGCCTGTGCAGCTCGAAGTTCGGTCCGTCAGGGAGCTCCCTGGCCAGTTTCAGGATTCTCCTCCGCGAGAAGGCTGGCACCTTCTCGCCGCAATCCTTGCAGACCCAGATTGGTAGCGGGGTCCCCCAGACCCGCTCCCTGGTTATCCCCCAAGGCGGCGAATCGCGGATCGACTCTAGGAACCTGTTCCTGGGCGCTTCGAAGTAGTACTCGACCTTCTCCGCCGCGCGGATGAGCTGGTCCCTGACCCTGTCGATCCAGTAGAAGTACTCCCTCCTGGCCAGCCATACGATCCTGTGCCCTGACCTCCAGCAGACAGGGTAGTCGTGGGTGAGCTTCCCCGCGTAGACCAGCGCCCCCCTATCCCCCAGCTCCGACACGACCTTCTCGTCCGCGTCCCTGGCGAAGAGCCCGCTGAACTTGCCGGCATCCTGCGTGAACCTCACTTGGTCGTCGAATGGGGCGAAGACCTGAATCCCAATCTTCTGCGCCGCCGCGAAATCGTCCTCGCCGTTTGCTGGTGAGAGATGGACGAGGCCTGTGCCGGTGGTCGTGTCCACGAAGTCCTCCGCCACGACCTTGTGCACTTTGCCGACATACTCGGGTGTGTTCAGTCCTGGAATCTCGTCGAGCAGAGGATGGGTATACTTGATTCCCGCCAATTCTTTGCCCTTGACCATCTTTCGAGTCTCTCCGAACTGGACCCCGAGTTCCTTCGCCATCTGATCCTTCCTTTCCGAGCACACGACCCAGGTCTCCGCGCCCACCCCGACGTACTCGTAGTCGGCATCAGGCTTGACCGCGACAAGCTCGTCGGTCACCACTGTGAAGGGCATCGTCGTCCAGATGACCAGGAAGGAGCCGTCCCCAGCCTTCACCTTGTAGTATAGGCTCGGGTCCTCGAGCTGTTCGTATCCGCCCAGCGCCACCTCAGCGTGGCTCAATGCAGTCAGGCAGCTCGGGCAGTAGGCGACCACCTTGTACCCTTCTCCGAGCAGCCCCTTTCCCCAGGCAATCTTGAGGTACTTCCATTCCCTTTCTATGTAGTCGTCCCTGTAGGTCATGTAGGCCTTCTTCTGGTCGAGCATCAGACCGATGAGCCTGTCCGCCTCCTCCCAAGTCGGACGGTACTTCCCAATCAGGCCCTTGCAGGCTTCGACAAGCTTCTCCATGCCTACCTGCCTTAGGTTGTCCCACTTGTTCCCGGTCAGCCCGAGCTCCTTCTCTGCCTGCAGCTCAACGGGCAGTCCCTGCGTGTCCCATCCTCCACGGAAGACTATCCTCACTCCATTCATCGTGCTGTACCGGTACCACAGGTCCTTGATGACGCGGCCCCTCACGTGCCCCATGTGAGGCTGGTTGTTGAGGGTCGGCGGACCCTCCACGTAACCTACGGGCTTGGCCTTGGCGAGCCTTTTCTGAAGACTAGCTCGAACGCGTGGTTTCGCATAGAAGTCCCTGACCTTCGGTTCGATTTGCTTCCAGTCGTAGTCTGCGCTGAGTCTACTTCTGCGGCTAGTGCGTCTCGCTAATTTTGTAATCACTCAACGCTCCGTTCGCTCTCCCCTGCCTCTATTTTAACCATAACCTCTCAGGCTGCTCTGGTAAGTTTGGTGGACACTACACTTGGGAATTCATCATCGTGTCCCGACAAGTTAGCAGTGCCTAAGCGAGGA encodes the following:
- a CDS encoding class I tRNA ligase family protein, which gives rise to MITKLARRTSRRSRLSADYDWKQIEPKVRDFYAKPRVRASLQKRLAKAKPVGYVEGPPTLNNQPHMGHVRGRVIKDLWYRYSTMNGVRIVFRGGWDTQGLPVELQAEKELGLTGNKWDNLRQVGMEKLVEACKGLIGKYRPTWEEADRLIGLMLDQKKAYMTYRDDYIEREWKYLKIAWGKGLLGEGYKVVAYCPSCLTALSHAEVALGGYEQLEDPSLYYKVKAGDGSFLVIWTTMPFTVVTDELVAVKPDADYEYVGVGAETWVVCSERKDQMAKELGVQFGETRKMVKGKELAGIKYTHPLLDEIPGLNTPEYVGKVHKVVAEDFVDTTTGTGLVHLSPANGEDDFAAAQKIGIQVFAPFDDQVRFTQDAGKFSGLFARDADEKVVSELGDRGALVYAGKLTHDYPVCWRSGHRIVWLARREYFYWIDRVRDQLIRAAEKVEYYFEAPRNRFLESIRDSPPWGITRERVWGTPLPIWVCKDCGEKVPAFSRRRILKLARELPDGPNFELHRPWVDRVVLSCPSCGGDAVREPFVLDAWHNSGSAPYSAFTDREYRQLIPAKHLTEGIDQTRAWAYTLLVLNVLMTGRPQAPYKAFLFQGHVLDDQGRKMSKSLGNTIWGLDLLRSKSVDLSRFYLIRKSAPEDSLSMDMKEMEARPYQVLNTLYHLHVYLTQNGELDGYDPERHTVAWAKRSGLLTTVDRWLLTKLSRAEKEVPAAYERTRYNEVCKALEALVISHVSQTYVRLVRGELWKDDPKERKRRLAIYATLGHVLRRADIMLHPVIPFVTEYLYQQSFSGRRKWLSPLLTEEFLEPARVGTSPTAEASVEFALAAEEASNSARTKARLKRRWPLRRMSVLVSRRTVGKARGARRLTCSLCNVKEVNVTSSVKDFPASFELVPNASRVGALFKERTREILASLKPLTGQAALSVYLSGKPLAVETTAGKAEVPTAALELVVKPADGFEVGESTGVFVAIDKTRDEGLVAEGLVRDVARRLQALRKVRGYSPTAVLNTASVAGLEKEELNLLEPMQKELAFLVRVRSVRLLGTAEKDAKWAEEDLDGKPVYLDVS
- a CDS encoding polysaccharide biosynthesis C-terminal domain-containing protein, which gives rise to MQTATTVARGAAALYAATVMTLVLNTLYLVLLTNYISLQAVGLVSLLNVVVVGVATLAVLALPLSGSGVSATPPAVTRFISQYITGQGPARRVYLLAVGVCSVLSLAAAFVISSPSIASLVAGPNETNVVFFASVDAVFYSFAQLGGYSMLGAGRATSAGKLMVASAVIRYVFASALLVLGFGPAGVFMGFAVGDAVMAALANFYSYRVVEHARIEGASLKPVFAYMTSVFFAAAMGFAVSQTDKLLAFFQQGLGNLALYNIAAVGAAVASFAPNAATNVLVPALSGQGSLDEQKRATLRTYTRYVTLTAAPMGFGLAAVSPFLLRVFGDAYVSAAPLMAAISLSIALTAITSVYSSSLLVDDRAHHFTVSSLAALVGLVVVAVLTVPALGLMGIALGRSAMLFIMLGSVAYFVRRRRMLVLDVAAYLKSIAASGIMAVFVFVALDSAEMMFAFGRVETVVAAAVMMPVGLVFYLGVMRWLKAFSLADVDFIEVLLPSWLRWFTRLARRLL